The proteins below are encoded in one region of Accipiter gentilis chromosome 12, bAccGen1.1, whole genome shotgun sequence:
- the POU4F2 gene encoding POU domain, class 4, transcription factor 2: MMMSLSSKQPFGLPHGGGGGGGGLHETKYSALHTASPCPSAGAAAPAASSPSSTGTGGSAGRGTTGSGSGPGSGSGPGSGGSGSGSGSGPGGGGGGGGGGAEAMRRACLPAPPSNIFGGLDESLLARAEALAAVDIVSPSKSHHHHPPHHSPFKPDATYHTMNTIPCTSAASSSSVPISHPSALSGTHHHHHHHHHHHHQPHQALEGELLEHLTPGLALGAMAAPDGAVVSTPGHAPHMAGMNPMHPAALGMAHAHGLPAHMGCMSDVDADPRDLEAFAERFKQRRIKLGVTQADVGSALANLKIPGVGSLSQSTICRFESLTLSHNNMIALKPILQAWLEEAEKSHREKLAKPELFSGAEKKRKRTSIAAPEKRSLEAYFALQPRPSSEKIAAIAEKLDLKKNVVRVWFCNQRQKQKRMKYSAGI; the protein is encoded by the exons ATGATGATGTCCCTGAGCAGCAAGCAGCCCTTCGGCCTCccccacggcggcggcggcggcggcggcggcctccaCGAAACCAAGTACTCGGCCCTGCACACCGCCTCGCCCTGCCCctccgccggcgccgccgcccccgccgccagctcccccagcagcaccggcaccggcggcTCCGCCGGACGCGGCACcaccggctccggctccggccccggctccggctccggccccggcagcggcggctccggctccggctcgggctccggccccggcggcggcggcggcggcggcggcggcggcgcggaggcGATGCGGCgggcctgcctgcccgccccgccg AGCAATATATTCGGCGGTCTGGACGAGAGCCTGCTGGCCCGCGCCGAAGCCCTGGCAGCGGTGGACATCGTCTCCCCGAGCAagagccaccaccaccacccgccgcACCACAGCCCCTTCAAGCCGGACGCCACCTACCACACCATGAACACCATCCCCTGCACCtcggccgcctcctcctcctcggtgcCCATCTCCCACCCGTCCGCCCTGTCgggcacccaccaccaccaccaccaccaccaccaccaccaccaccagccccaccaGGCGCTGGAGGGGGAACTCTTGGAGCACCTGACGCCGGGGCTGGCGCTGGGGGCCATGGCGGCCCCCGACGGCGCGGTGGTCTCCACGCCGGGCCACGCTCCCCACATGGCCGGCATGAACCCCATGCACCCGGCGGCGCTGGGCATGGCCCACGCCCACGGGCTGCCGGCCCACATGGGCTGCATGAGCGACGTGGACGCCGACCCCCGCGACTTGGAGGCCTTCGCCGAGCGCTTCAAGCAGCGCCGCATCAAGCTGGGGGTGACCCAGGCCGACGTGGGCTCGGCGCTGGCCAACCTGAAGATCCCGGGGGTGGGCTCCCTCAGCCAGAGCACCATCTGCCGCTTCGAGTCGCTCACCCTCTCCCACAACAACATGATCGCCCTCAAGCCCATCCTGCAGGCCTGGCTGGAGGAGGCCGAGAAGTCCCACCGCGAGAAGCTGGCCAAGCCCGAGCTCTTCAGCGGCGCCGAGAAGAAGCGCAAGCGGACCTCCATCGCCGCCCCCGAGAAGCGCTCGCTGGAGGCCTACTTcgccctccagccccggccctcCTCCGAGAAGATCGCCGCCATCGCCGAGAAGCTGGACCTCAAGAAGAACGTCGTCCGCGTCTGGTTCTGCAACCAGCGCCAGAAGCAGAAGCGCATGAAGTACTCGGCCGGCATCTGA